In Macadamia integrifolia cultivar HAES 741 unplaced genomic scaffold, SCU_Mint_v3 scaffold3830, whole genome shotgun sequence, a single window of DNA contains:
- the LOC122068409 gene encoding protein ECERIFERUM 26-like: MVVPATNNVHQNQIISDMRLSSVGPAQVTGSDVIHEPSNMDLAMKLNYLRAVYYFRSSSVEGISVYTIKEATFRRFNLYSHTCGRFQRSESGRPFIKCNDCGARFIEAQCSKTLDEWLEMKDSSLHNLLVSNQVLGPELDFSPPIFLQ; this comes from the coding sequence ATGGTTGTTCCAGCCACCAACAATGTTCATCAAAACCAGATTATCTCAGACATGAGATTGTCATCGGTTGGACCGGCACAAGTGACTGGATCAGATGTGATCCATGAACCAAGTAATATGGATTTGGCCATGAAGCTTAATTACCTAAGAGCTGTATACTACTTCAGAAGCAGTTCAGTTGAAGGGATTAGTGTTTACACAATCAAAGAAGCCACATTTAGACGGTTTAACCTCTATTCACATACTTGTGGAAGGTTCCAGAGATCGGAATCTGGTCGGCCGTTCATCAAGTGTAACGATTGCGGGGCACGGTTCATCGAAGCTCAATGCAGTAAGACCCTTGATGAATGGCTGGAAATGAAGGACTCCTCTCTTCACAACCTTCTTGTTTCCAATCAAGTCCTTGGTCCTGAGTTggatttctctcctcccatcttTCTACAG